The following are encoded together in the Candidatus Syntrophosphaera sp. genome:
- the recN gene encoding DNA repair protein RecN, producing the protein MLTGIQIKNYLFVPEQRLDFGPGMTVLSGETGAGKSILVGSISLIFGDPSPPLEPFDPGQPIYLEASFDISANSELRSYLEEQGYDPEPELILSREVNTAGRSAYFLNGRKVTATLLRELKPLMIDFHHQRDQQRLLAASYQLQLLDLYAQNGQIKKSFASLFRKLKGDLRELDSLRSEEARNRQLSDLYRYQFEELEKASLRPDEDHELQQEFELLSHAKEIGETAGAAAFDLYDGEESVHTRISQAISGLTRFSALNQRIAKIEQGLRDCQETIADAASELGDLTSSISLDPSRLESVNERLDLINNLLYKHKAQSIEELLSLFQEREASIRAFADLSGKIQALEQEIGGEFQELRGMGDQLSKSRLEEAGQLSTELRDSISLLSIPDARFKISIDKKTDGKNLIPEYLDACSEQGQDACQFFFSANRGSELKPLSAVASGGELSRILLAIKKVLSERIEEKLMILDEIDAGIGGKTAEYVAQFIFRLAQRHRIICITHLAQIAAIAHQQIALQKEPGQTKNVIRMLPLGPEQRLEELARMLGGDVSPVSLRHAQELINKYRT; encoded by the coding sequence ATGCTGACCGGAATCCAGATCAAGAACTATCTTTTCGTCCCGGAGCAGCGGCTTGACTTCGGTCCGGGAATGACCGTCCTGAGCGGTGAGACGGGGGCTGGCAAATCCATTCTGGTGGGCTCGATCTCTCTCATTTTCGGCGATCCTTCGCCCCCCCTGGAGCCCTTCGACCCCGGCCAACCCATCTATCTGGAGGCAAGCTTCGACATCTCCGCCAATTCGGAACTGCGCTCGTATCTGGAAGAGCAGGGTTATGATCCGGAGCCGGAACTCATCCTTTCCCGCGAGGTAAATACCGCGGGCAGGTCCGCCTATTTCCTGAACGGGAGAAAGGTCACGGCCACACTGCTCCGGGAACTCAAGCCCCTGATGATCGATTTTCACCACCAGCGCGACCAGCAAAGGCTCCTGGCCGCGTCCTACCAATTGCAGCTTCTGGACCTCTATGCCCAGAACGGCCAGATCAAGAAGAGTTTTGCCTCACTCTTCCGCAAACTGAAAGGCGACCTTCGGGAACTGGACAGCCTCAGAAGCGAGGAGGCCAGAAACCGCCAGCTCAGCGACCTTTACCGGTATCAGTTCGAGGAATTGGAAAAGGCCAGCCTGCGCCCGGATGAAGACCACGAGCTGCAGCAGGAGTTTGAATTGCTCAGCCACGCCAAGGAGATCGGCGAAACCGCCGGGGCTGCGGCCTTCGACCTCTACGACGGCGAAGAAAGTGTCCACACCAGGATCAGCCAGGCCATATCAGGGCTGACCCGCTTTTCCGCCCTGAACCAGCGCATCGCCAAAATCGAGCAGGGGCTGCGCGATTGCCAGGAAACCATCGCGGACGCTGCTTCCGAGCTGGGTGACCTCACATCCTCGATCAGCCTGGACCCCAGCCGACTGGAGAGCGTCAACGAGCGCCTGGACCTCATCAACAACCTGCTCTACAAGCACAAAGCCCAGAGCATCGAAGAACTGCTCAGCCTTTTCCAGGAAAGGGAAGCTTCTATTCGCGCCTTTGCCGACCTCAGCGGGAAGATCCAGGCCTTGGAACAGGAGATCGGGGGCGAGTTCCAAGAACTGCGCGGCATGGGCGACCAACTCAGCAAATCGAGGCTGGAAGAGGCCGGACAGCTCTCCACCGAACTCCGGGACAGCATCAGCCTGCTTTCCATCCCCGACGCGCGCTTCAAGATAAGTATTGACAAAAAGACGGATGGTAAAAACCTAATTCCAGAATATCTTGATGCCTGTTCCGAACAGGGTCAGGATGCCTGCCAGTTTTTCTTCAGCGCCAATCGGGGCAGCGAGCTGAAACCGCTTTCCGCGGTGGCTTCCGGCGGTGAGCTTTCGCGCATCCTGCTGGCCATCAAAAAGGTGCTCTCCGAGCGGATCGAGGAAAAGCTGATGATCCTGGATGAGATCGATGCCGGGATCGGCGGCAAGACCGCGGAATACGTGGCCCAGTTCATTTTTCGCCTGGCCCAGCGGCACCGCATAATCTGCATCACGCATCTGGCGCAGATCGCCGCCATCGCGCACCAGCA